From a single Lolium rigidum isolate FL_2022 chromosome 7, APGP_CSIRO_Lrig_0.1, whole genome shotgun sequence genomic region:
- the LOC124676262 gene encoding branched-chain amino acid aminotransferase 2, chloroplastic-like, whose amino-acid sequence MAAAYNTGTADLVDFNWDTLGFQPVPTDFMYIMSCSSDGVFTNGELVPYGPIQLSPAAGVLNYGQGLLEGLRAHRKEDGSVILFRPEENALRMRIGADRLCMPAPSVEQFLSGVKQTVLANKRWVPPTGKGSLYIRPLLIGSGAILGVAPALQYTFVVYVCPVGHYFKDGLSPISLLTEEQYHRAAPGGTGDIKTIGNYATVVSAQKRAKDKGHSDVLYLDPVHKKFVEEVSSCNIFMVKDNVIITPLLTGTILPGITRRSIIEIAGNLGFQVEERLIEIDELLDADEVFCTGTAVVLSPVGSIVYHGRRVEYGNGKVGAVSQQLYSALTAIQKGLAEDSMGWSVQLS is encoded by the exons ATGGCGGCAGCATACAA CACAGGAACCGCGGACCTAGTCGACTTCAACTGGGACACTCTTGGGTTTCAGCCGGTGCCGACGGACTTTATGTACATAATGAGTTGTTCGTCTGACGGGGTGTTCACCAACGGTGAATTGGTTCCGTATGGGCCAATCCAGCTGAGCCCAGCTGCCGGGGTGTTAAACTATGGCCAG GGATTGCTCGAAGGTCTTCGAGCACATAGAAAAGAGGATGGTTCGGTTATTCTTTTTCGCCCTGAGGAAAATGCGTTGCGGATGAGGATAGGTGCAGATCGGCTATGCATGCCTGCACCAAGTGTTGAGCAGTTCCTCTCAGGTGTCAAGCAAACTGTATTGGCAAACAAGCGTTGG GTACCTCCAACTGGCAAAGGTTCTTTATACATCAGACCGCTGCTGATTGGAAGTGGGGCAATCCTAGGTGTCGCACCTGCCCTGCAGTACACATTTGTCGTGTATGTTTGCCCCGTCGGTCACTATTTTAAG GATGGCCTATCTCCCATTAGCTTATTGACCGAGGAACAATATCACCGCGCTGCACCTGGTGGAACTGGTGATATCAAGACCATTGGAAATTATGCTACG GTTGTTAGTGCTCAGAAAAGAGCCAAGGACAAAGGTCATTcagatgttctttacttggatccGGTGCATAAAAAGTTTGTGGAAGAAGTTTCTTCCTGTAATATATTCATGGTGAAG GATAATGTTATTATTACCCCACTGTTGACGGGAACAATTCTGCCCGGGATCACAAGAAGAAGCATAATTGAAATTGCTGGAAACCTTGGGTTTCAG GTTGAAGAACGCCTTATTGAGATAGATGAGTTGCTTGACGCCGATGAAGTCTTCTGCACGGGGACTGCCGTTGTACTATCACCTGTTGGCTCCATTGTGTACCATGGAAGAAG AGTCGAGTATGGGAACGGCAAGGTCGGAGCTGTGTCCCAGCAACTATATTCGGCGCTTACAGCTATTCAGAAGGGCCTCGCAGAGGACAGTATGGGATGGAGCGTGCAACTGAGTTAG
- the LOC124675426 gene encoding uncharacterized protein LOC124675426, with protein sequence MLSPNMAKKSYKQRTEKVQVGCMSGLIRMFDFRRGQKYLSDGSRRIDTYSAIRGLKGSEDFHRIMATDNDRNHGVEAIYASRTSIKALMEEEMANGTQPLKQQQKNTFGVFSNDTKSMNFPEGSDIDLNLAASLKEIYRSHNESQGSSDSTESGNISYSIDQENNANAAAKPNQIPCIIQKALEDVAEAVISHQSANAEYITNSGEARSKELVDALQLLSSNRELFLMLLRDPSSRLLQCLQNLYTSLGGPKLEPAEPDEVTKLQGVTNNIEQSEVSPCKGQRKNNSFLKEDKLVIRKPSQLNDISRGHSTIVILKPSPARNQSSLISSSVTSSPLSNHSNLQGQVESGKSGHHFSLRELRRRLRLATMSSTFQNADPPKQLAAESMSISSESTDSSDCEIAKQPSIDDKETKFGDSGIGMGNDATHGVGSFSYEKARKHLIEKLYNQDEYIYQTLRKSESIGRLISYPDYDTFSPSHFPTEEGTTVSQEAADSGLQIIEHDDSSAKLIPPSEYQETVSTDASTSATKQLDELRADVLEEHTISQELINEDVKNMQGAAENLQLCNEVEDSTESFEEIKSNQFSSEEPHPMNALPEVTLHSLEDPVEEQDDRSPSAVVGLAKPAMLAFDCLPENLDDKEAKLSPQSVLDSSLGNSSSPSQKTRKQDELSMPSSKVLFEELDTPSSPTLQNRSETTILCDKYERVSFIKSVLEASELLAKGTSERWYMDVSVLETSVLAEIGMSYCLTDDVVLLFDCVEEVLLKISDNFFGGDPWVAFLKQNVRPAPLGTELIKEVAKCIDSIVDAELPKTLDQVVMKDLEVGPWMDLQCDTENVAIEVWDGVLDDLLEEMVFDLWL encoded by the exons ATGTTGTCCCCCAACATGGCAAAGAAGAGTTACAAACAGCGGACCGAGAAGGTTCAGGTTGGTTGCATGTCAGGGCTGATCCGCATGTTCGACTTCCGTCGTGGTCAGAAATATCTTTCAGATGGAAGCCGACGGATCGATACATATTCAG CTATAAGGGGCCTAAAAGGTTCTGAAGACTTCCACCGAATTATGGCTACAGAT AATGACAGAAACCATGGGGTTGAAGCAATATATGCCAGCAGGACAAGTATCAAAGCACTGATGGAAGAAGAGATGGCCAATGGCACACAGCCCTTGaagcaacaacaaaaaaacacaTTTGGGGTATTCTCTAATGATACAAAGTCCATGAATTTTCCTGAAGGATCTGATATTGACCTAAACTTGGCTGCAAGTCTCAAGGAAATTTACAGAAGTCATAATGAAAGTCAAGGCAGTAGCGATTCAACCGAATCTGGTAATATTTCTTATTCGATTGACCAAGAGAACAATGCCAATGCTGCTGCAAAGCCCAATCAGATCCCCTGTATTATTCAGAAAGCACTAGAAGATGTGGCCGAAGCGGTAATAAGCCACCAATCAGCGAATGCTGAATACATAACCAACAGTGGTGAAGCTAGGTCCAAAGAATTGGTTGATGCACTGCAACTGCTGAGCTCAAACAGAGAGTTGTTTCTGATGCTTCTGCGGGACCCAAGCTCTAGACTGTTACAATGCCTCCAGAACCTTTACACATCACTAGGAGGTCCCAAGCTAGAACCGGCAGAACCTGATGAAGTAACTAAGTTGCAAGGTGTGACTAACAATATAGAGCAGTCGGAGGTTTCGCCATGTAAAGGGCAGAGAAAGAATAATTCTTTCTTGAAAGAGGATAAATTAGTCATAAGGAAACCATCACAGTTAAATGATATTTCCCGTGGCCATAGCACAATAGTAATCTTGAAGCCAAGTCCTGCAAGAAATCAGAGCAGTCTGATCTCAAGTAGTGTAACTTCTTCGCCACTATCAAATCATAGTAATTTGCAAGGTCAGGTCGAAAGTGGCAAATCTGGTCACCATTTCTCTCTTAGAGAGCTTAGAAGGAGGCTAAGGCTTGCCACCATGAGTAGTACTTTTCAGAATGCTGATCCACCCAAGCAGTTGGCTGCCGAAAGTATGTCGATAAGTTCAGAAAGTACAGATTCTTCTGACTGTGAGATAGCTAAGCAACCATCCATTGATGACAAGGAAACAAAGTTTGGAGATAGTGGAATTGGCATGGGAAATGATGCCACTCATGGTGTTGGCTCTTTCTCCTATGAAAAAGCTAGGAAGCATCTAATTGAGAAGCTATACAATCAAGATGAATACATTTATCAGACTTTACGTAAATCAGAATCCATTGGGAGATTAATTTCATATCCGGATTATGACACGTTTTCTCCCAGTCATTTCCCTACAGAGGAGGGTACTACTGTATCTCAGGAAGCGGCAGACTCAGGGTTACAAATAATTGAGCACGATGATAGTTCAGCAAAATTGATCCCACCAAGCGAATACCAAGAGACAGTATCGACCGATGCAAGCACTTCAGCTACTAAACAGTTGGACGAACTCAGGGCAGATGTGTTGGAGGAGCACACTATTTCTCAGGAGCTAATAAATGAAG ATGTTAAGAACATGCAGGGTGCAGCGGAAAACCTACAACTCTGTAACGAGGTCGAAGACTCAACTGAAAGCTTTGAAGAAATAAAGTCAAATCAG TTCTCCTCCGAGGAACCACATCCCATGAATGCGTTACCAGAAGTGACCCTGCATTCTCTTGAGGACCCTGTTGAGGAACAAGACGATCGTAGTCCATCAGCAGTTGTTGGACTAGCCAAGCCAGCCATGTTGGCATTTGATTGCTTGCCAGAGAATCTTGATGACAAAGAGGCGAAACTTAGTCCACAATCCGTTCTGGATTCTTCCTTGGGAAATAGTTCTAGTCCTAGCCAGAAAACGCGAAAACAAG ATGAGTTGTCGATGCCTAGCTCAAAAGTTCTTTTCGAAGAACTTGATACTCCTTCATCGCCAACCTTGCAGAACAGATCGGAAACAACTATTCTTTGTGATAAGTATGAAAGGGTTTCCTTCATTAAGTCCGTGCTAGAAGCTTCAGAATTGCTGGCCAAGGGAACTTCGGAGAGGTGGTATATGGATGTTTCAGTGCTTGAGACATCTGTACTGGCTGAAATAGGAATGTCATACTGCCTGACAGACGATGTGGTTCTTCTTTTTGATTGTGTTGAAGAAGTTCTTCTCAAGATAAGTGACAACTTCTTTGGTGGTGACCCTTGGGTAGCTTTTCTGAAACAAAATGTGAGACCAGCTCCACTGGGAACAGAACTCATTAAAGAGGTGGCTAAGTGCATCGATTCGATTGTCGACGCTGAACTTCCGAAAACACTGGACCAGGTGGTGATGAAAGATTTGGAAGTTGGGCCGTGGATGGACCTTCAATGCGATACTGAAAATGTTGCTATTGAGGTGTGGGATGGTGTGCTTGATGACTTGCTGGAAGAGATGGTATTTGACCTGTGGCTTTAA
- the LOC124675427 gene encoding rop guanine nucleotide exchange factor 3-like encodes MDTPSSTWEEGSQSDYADLDDDNGMELQRIRVGLPRHRREEDEDDDADSDVSSECSGEPGSPYGSPYPRWPVCKLAPRMPQPPLLQRLGTAPRLAGGMGDRKAGYSELQLMRERFSKLLLGEDMSGGGKGVSSAAAISNAITNLYATVFGSCHRLEPLPVEKRSMWRREMDCLLSVCDYILEFFPSKEILPDGTAREVMATRPRSDIYVNLPALEKLDDMLLEILDGFQKTEFWYLNDKAHKDSSDDSAPCRPASHRGEERWWLPVPCVTKLGLTESARRDLRKKHDCANQIHKAAMAINNAILAEIKIPESYTQTLPKCGRASVGDAIYRHMSFPGKFSPEYLLDCLELSSEHEALETADRVEAAMHVWRRKANHGHSKSPWSAVKDLMESDKNVMLASRAEDVLLCLKQRFPGLSQTTLDASKIQYNKDVGQAILESYSRVLESLAYTIVTCIDDVLFADESANKI; translated from the exons ATGGACACGCCGTCGTCGACGTGGGAGGAAGGCTCGCAGTCCGACTACGCCGACCTCGACGACGACAATGGCATGGAGCTGCAGCGGATCCGGGTGGGACTCCCTCGACACCGccgcgaggaagacgaagacgacgacgccgACTCCGACGTGTCCTCCGAGTGCAGCGGCGAGCCGGGGAGCCCCTACGGGTCGCCGTACCCGCGGTGGCCGGTCTGCAAGCTAGCGCCGCGGATGCCGCAACCGCCGCTGCTGCAGAGGCTCGGCACGGCGCCAAGGCTCGCCGGCGGCATGGGCGACCGGAAAGCCGGTTACAGCG AGCTGCAGCTGATGAGGGAGAGGTTCTCGAAGCTCCTGCTCGGGGAGGACATGTCCGGCGGCGGCAAGGGGGTCTCCAGCGCCGCTGCCATCTCCAATGCGATCACCAACCTCTACG CGACCGTCTTCgggagctgccaccggctggagcCGCTGCCGGTGGAGAAGAGGTCCATGTGGCGGCGGGAGATGGACTGCCTGCTCTCGGTGTGCGACTACATCCTCGAGTTCTTCCCGTCCAAGGAGATCCTGCCCGACGGCACCGCCCGCGAGGTGATGGCCACCCGGCCGAGATCCGACATCTACGTCAACCTCCCCGCCCTCGAGAAGCTAGACGACATGCTGCTC GAGATCCTGGACGGGTTCCAGAAGACTGAATTCTGGTACCTCAACGACAAGGCGCACAAGGACAGCAGCGACGACTCGGCGCCCTGccgtccggcgagccaccgcggcGAGGAGAGGTGGTGGCTGCCCGTGCCGTGCGTCACCAAGCTCGGCCTCACGGAGTCGGCCCGGAGGGACCTGCGGAAGAAGCACGACTGCGCCAACCAGATCCACAAGGCCGCCATGGCCATCAACAATGCCATTCTCGCAGAGATCAAGATTCCCGAGTCGTACACGCAGACACTTCCCAAG TGCGGGCGGGCGAGCGTGGGCGACGCGATCTACCGGCACATGTCGTTCCCGGGCAAGTTCTCGCCGGAGTACCTGCTGGACTGCCTGGAGCTGTCGTCGGAGCACGAGGCCCTGGAGACGGCGGACCGCGTCGAGGCGGCGATGCACGTGTGGCGGCGGAAGGCCAACCACGGCCACTCCAAGTCCCCATGGAGCGCCGTCAAGGACCTGATGGAGTCGGACAAGAACGTGATGCTGGCGAGCAGGGCCGAGGACGTCCTGCTCTGCCTCAAGCAGCGCTTCCCCGGCCTCTCGCAGACCACCCTCGACGCGAGCAAGATACAGTACAACAAG GATGTTGGGCAAGCCATCCTGGAGAGCTACTCTAGGGTGCTGGAGAGCCTGGCGTACACCATAGTAACATGTATAGACGATGTTCTTTTCGCCGACGAGTCTGCGAACAAGATCTGA